The Allocatelliglobosispora scoriae genome contains a region encoding:
- a CDS encoding MFS transporter, with protein MTTLTAPRPAAPATAARAGRLSPRAAFYLQISIIVFLLAGSSAPTPLYALYQAEWGFSPITVTVVFGVYALAVLVALLIFGSLSDHVGRRPVLLAAVIVQAATMLVFATAGGVSELLLARVIQGLSTGAAVGALGAGLLDLDRVKGAVANAVAPMTGTAVGALGSGLLVQFLPDPARLVYLVLFGVFTVQALGVALMPETVTRVAGALGSLRPRVGVPPNARRPLLLAAPAIVAVWALAGFYGSLGPTLMRLLTGSHSFVLGGLALFTLAGSGAVGVLLLRAVAAQPLMMIGVSALFAGVGLTLVAIATTSIWVFFLGAIAAGVGFGAAFQGALRTVLPLAAAHERAGVLSAIYVVSYLAMGLPAVIAGYLVVHGGGVLATAREYGLGVMLLAAIVLLGTAWTARARRLAVIR; from the coding sequence ATGACCACCCTGACCGCACCCCGCCCCGCCGCACCGGCCACGGCGGCCCGCGCGGGTCGGCTCTCGCCCCGAGCCGCCTTCTACCTCCAGATCTCGATCATCGTCTTCCTGCTCGCCGGATCCAGCGCGCCGACTCCGCTCTACGCCCTCTACCAGGCCGAATGGGGATTCTCGCCGATCACCGTCACCGTGGTCTTCGGCGTCTACGCGCTCGCCGTGCTCGTCGCGCTGCTGATCTTCGGTTCGCTGTCGGACCACGTCGGTCGGCGGCCGGTGCTGCTCGCCGCCGTGATCGTCCAGGCCGCGACGATGCTCGTCTTCGCCACCGCGGGCGGGGTCTCGGAGCTGCTGCTCGCGCGGGTGATCCAGGGGCTGTCGACGGGCGCCGCCGTCGGAGCGCTCGGCGCCGGGCTGCTCGACCTCGACCGGGTCAAGGGGGCGGTCGCCAACGCGGTCGCACCCATGACGGGTACGGCGGTCGGGGCGCTCGGATCCGGCCTGCTGGTGCAGTTCCTGCCGGACCCCGCTCGCCTTGTCTACCTGGTGCTCTTCGGTGTGTTCACGGTGCAGGCCCTCGGCGTGGCGCTGATGCCGGAGACCGTGACGCGCGTGGCGGGAGCGCTCGGATCGCTGCGGCCGCGGGTGGGCGTACCCCCGAATGCCCGTCGGCCCTTGCTGCTCGCAGCCCCCGCGATCGTCGCGGTCTGGGCCCTCGCGGGGTTTTACGGTTCGCTCGGACCGACGCTGATGCGGCTGCTCACCGGCTCGCACTCGTTCGTGCTCGGCGGGCTGGCGCTCTTCACGCTGGCGGGCAGCGGCGCCGTCGGCGTCCTGCTGCTGCGTGCCGTGGCGGCCCAGCCGCTGATGATGATCGGCGTCTCCGCGCTCTTCGCGGGCGTGGGGCTCACGCTCGTCGCGATCGCCACCACCTCGATCTGGGTCTTCTTCCTCGGCGCGATCGCGGCCGGCGTCGGGTTCGGCGCGGCCTTCCAGGGTGCGCTGCGGACCGTGCTGCCGCTCGCCGCCGCGCACGAGCGAGCGGGCGTGCTCTCCGCGATCTACGTCGTCTCCTACCTCGCGATGGGTCTGCCCGCGGTGATCGCCGGGTACCTCGTCGTCCACGGCGGCGGTGTCCTCGCCACCGCCCGCGAGTACGGGCTGGGCGTCATGCTGCTCGCCGCGATCGTGCTGCTGGGGACCGCCTGGACGGCTCGGGCGAGGCGTTTGGCGGTCATTCGTTGA
- a CDS encoding SAM-dependent methyltransferase gives MESWNDWAPDGLDTDRPNVARIYDYYLGGSHNYPVDREMARHVMASFPDVPTMARLNRAFLERVVRHLVASGVRQFIDLGSGLPTAGSVHEIAQRIDPEARVVYVDSDDMAVLYSRVMLVGNPHATVVHADVRNMRQVLHHRDLRYLIDFTEPVAVLLFSVLHFITDDDDPQGMITEIGKTVASGSYLAISHASRDGTTEDTDHIATLYARSGNPMALRSGSEIGALFDCFPLIEPGLVALEDWRPDPEQPPIPAVVYSGYGGVGRKM, from the coding sequence GTGGAGAGCTGGAATGACTGGGCGCCGGACGGCCTGGATACGGATCGACCCAACGTCGCCCGGATATACGACTACTACCTCGGTGGCAGTCACAACTACCCGGTCGACCGGGAGATGGCCCGGCACGTCATGGCCTCCTTCCCGGACGTGCCGACGATGGCGCGGCTCAACCGCGCCTTCCTCGAACGGGTCGTGCGGCACCTCGTCGCCAGCGGCGTCCGGCAGTTCATCGACCTCGGCTCCGGCCTGCCGACCGCGGGCAGCGTCCACGAGATCGCGCAGCGCATCGACCCCGAGGCGCGGGTGGTGTATGTCGACTCCGACGACATGGCGGTGCTCTACAGCAGGGTCATGCTCGTCGGCAACCCGCACGCGACCGTCGTGCACGCCGACGTACGCAACATGCGACAGGTCCTGCACCACCGCGACCTGCGCTACCTGATCGACTTCACCGAGCCGGTGGCGGTGCTGCTCTTCAGCGTGCTGCACTTCATCACCGATGACGACGATCCACAGGGGATGATAACCGAGATCGGCAAGACCGTCGCGTCGGGCAGCTACCTGGCGATCTCCCACGCGAGCCGGGATGGCACGACGGAGGACACCGACCACATCGCCACGCTCTACGCCCGCAGCGGCAACCCGATGGCTCTGCGTAGCGGGAGCGAGATCGGGGCGCTCTTCGACTGCTTCCCGCTCATCGAACCGGGGCTGGTGGCGCTGGAGGACTGGCGCCCGGATCCGGAACAGCCGCCGATCCCGGCGGTGGTGTACTCCGGCTACGGCGGAGTGGGCCGCAAGATGTAG
- a CDS encoding TetR/AcrR family transcriptional regulator gives MSPKITDRSPARERLLAAADELFYSEGVNTVGIDKVIERAGVAKASLYNAFGSKDELIRAYLARRHEARQARLARKLALYDTPREKLLGVFDALSDLVAETGFRGCAFLNASAEAQPGSAVEEVSDSSRAWVRSLFRDLGREAGAADPDQLARQLVLLYDGATVGAKMDRDAGAATVAKSVAAMMIDNAIA, from the coding sequence ATGTCCCCGAAGATCACCGACCGCTCACCGGCACGGGAGCGGCTGCTCGCCGCCGCCGACGAGCTCTTCTACTCCGAAGGCGTGAACACCGTCGGCATCGACAAGGTGATCGAGCGCGCCGGGGTCGCCAAGGCTTCCCTCTACAACGCCTTCGGCAGCAAGGACGAGCTGATCCGCGCCTATCTGGCCCGGCGGCACGAGGCCCGGCAGGCGCGGCTCGCCCGCAAGCTGGCGCTCTACGACACCCCGCGCGAGAAGCTGCTCGGCGTCTTCGACGCGCTGAGCGACCTCGTCGCCGAGACCGGGTTCCGCGGCTGCGCGTTCCTCAACGCCAGCGCCGAGGCCCAGCCGGGCAGCGCGGTGGAGGAGGTGAGCGACTCGTCGCGGGCCTGGGTGCGGTCGCTCTTCCGCGATCTGGGACGCGAGGCGGGTGCGGCCGACCCGGACCAGCTCGCCCGGCAGCTCGTGCTCCTCTACGACGGCGCGACTGTCGGCGCCAAGATGGACCGCGACGCAGGCGCGG